ATCTCTTAGTTCGCCTGAAGTCCTAAGTTAGGAAAGGCAACTCAGAAAAGGATCTTTGGAGGAGGTATGTATTGAGTGGATACGGATAAGAGGATAATGAAGATCAGACGCAGAGCCAAAAAGAGGGGGAGCAAGAAATCTCAGTTGGGGGGAAGGACTGGGATGGAATGGGAAATGAAAGGTGAGTGGACTCCAATCCAGGAAGTGTTTACTGGGGTGCAAGTTCTGCTTGACAGCTCTAAAGCGAGTCGGTGGAGTCACACCCCTGATCCTTGGCTGCCCACCTACATTCGTGCAGTAATATACACAACACATGTATGTCCTCAGGGCAAAATTATCCTATGATCCTCATGCCTTTGCACAGAACCTTAGGCTCTACAAATCCGGCCTCTTGGAAGGCTCTGATGCTCTGAGTCTTACAGGTCTCTGCTAACATACTTTGAGAGGCTCTCAGGCCACCTTTCATCCCTAACGTTGCTGTGCAGGGTAAACATCTTCCTTATGAACATTTGGCAGATACTGACCTCTGTCATTAGTTTATCCTCAATTATTTCTGCTTATGTAGCCGTGAACTGTTATCTAAGGGCCCCATGtaacttggaattttttttggtggtggtggtggtggtggtttgtgCGTTCATCGACTCTTTCTCATAGGAAGTCAGTGGCCATAGACGTGGACTATCTTCTTTACCCATGCATTCCCAATAGCTAGCATACAAAGGGAGGTTCAGTGAATGCCATTGAATGAATTCTGTGAATGATAGATAGCCTTATAGTCAGAAGAATTCTCCAGCTGGATCACTTGCCGGCTCTTTACTTCCCATGTCCCAGGTGCAGACTTTTCAGGCTTGACTGTGAAGATGAAATGGAATGGGACTAGACAGCATAAAGGTCTGCCCAGCTGTGTTACCTTCTTTGTGTTATGTCCTGGcagtgtggtcttgggcaagtgaATGTATCTGTTTGGGCTCCATACCTGTCTTATGGCATAAAACCAATGTATATAAGGAGGATTGATGGCAAGTAAATAATGCATACAAGGCACTCAATGAGTTGTGGAAGTATCAATGATGAGATCATATATCCTCTTGTGTCTTAACAATTTGTTTTCCTGTCAGCTTCGATTTTCTGAAATGTATCAGTGCGAAAATAACACCTATGTGTATTTGCAGTCCCTCACATTGATACAATGAGTGTTATTTGCGACCTTCTGCTGAAAGACATGTCAGTCTTTTGGGGGATTCCTCCCTCTTTGCTCTTCTTGAACACCATCATTGGTGACCTACAGCCTAAtacaattatcaaaataaatttgcattgaGAAGAGGAACATTTTCAAACAAAGGCAGTCTTGCTCTactccagatttttaaaaatactcccaAATTCCTATGCAAAGTAtacaaagagggggaaaaaagaacttttttggAACAGAAATAACAATCCTAATTTCTTATTTGCTCTACCAATTCTCATCTACTGCTTTATTCATTGTAACAACCTCATCGGAGGCCAGTGATTTTCTCCCAATTTTCAGGCAGTCTGATTATATAACGATTCAGACCTAGTAAGACCAATCAGAGTAATGACGGTGATCTCATGCTCAGAGTTTGTCTATTCTCCAAAGTCTATTCAGCGCTTGTCTGTAAAAGTCAATTTCCAACAGAAGCTGGGCTAGCCCAGTCCTAGGGTTTCACTCACTGTGAACAtactccctattttttttctaactaagTGTCTTTGAAGAGACCAGAACGTGAATACACTTTATTTGTCTCTCTGCAGATGGAGAGTTCTCTGGAGTTGGGCAACATGACCAGAGTCCAGGAGTTTGTCTTGCTGGGTTTGTCCACAAGGCCGGGCATAAGGAATGCCCTGTTTGCTGTCTTCCTGACCCTCTACCTGCTGACCCTCCTGGAAAACACCCTCATCATCTACCTCATCTGCAGTCACAGCGAGCTCCACAAGCCCATGTACTTCTTCTTGGGTAACCTGAGCTGCCTAGAGATGTGCTATGTGTCAGTGACCATGCCCAGCCTGCTCCTGGGGCTTTGGACTGGACCCTGCCATGTACCCTTCACAGCGTGCATGACCCAGCTATTCTTCTTTATAGTCCTCATCTGCACGGAGTGCACCCTCCTGGCCtccatggcctatgaccgctacgtGGCCATCTGCCGCCCACTCCACTACCCACTGCTCATGAGGCCCCAGGTCTGCCTGGGCTTGGCCTTGTCTTCATGGATTGGGGGGCTGCTGGTCTCAGTGGCCAAGACATCTTGCATTGCCAGCCTGTCCTACTGTGGCCCCAATGTCCTCAACCAATTTTTCTGTGATGTCTCCCCTCTGCTCAACCTGTCTTGCACCCACGTGGCCCTGACGGAGCTGGTGGACTTCATCTCTGCCATCGTCATCTTCTGTGGAACACTGTTGGTAGCATTAGCCTCCTACTCAGCCATCGTGGTGGCCGTGCTCCTCATGCCATCAGCCGCTGCCCGACGCAAGGCCTTTTCCACCTGTGCCTCCCACCTGATTGTGGTGGGCATCTTCTACTCAGCAGCCCTCTTCATCTACTGCCGTCCCAGCCGTATCAAATCCATGGACCTCAACAAGGTGCTGTCAGTCATCTACACGGTAGTCACGCCCATGTGCAACCCCATCATCTACTGCCTGAGGAACAAAGAGGTCCATGTGGTGCTTCGGAAAACTCTCCACTGGCCTTGAACATGGTCTTGAATAACTGGACCTCTCATCTCCTGATTGAAAAATTTCTATGGCCACGGAATTCCACACATAATACTGAAAGGCCAAAGAAAAACTGCAGGAATATGTTTCCCATCTCACAAACAATGAGTTCATTTCAATCAGTAACAAAATCTGAATTACCCATGGAAGAAGTGAACAATGTCTATGAGAAAGCAAGTCATCGATGATGAATGATGAGTGACTGGTAACTCACATGACAAGATGGTCAACTTTATTAGTAAACCTAGAAATCCAAATTTAACAACCCCATCATTTTATTCTTAGAATGACAAATACTTAACAAATGTTTCTATATGGTTCCCACAAGTAGAGATAGATGATATATAGGAAGATATTCACAGCATCtttgtattgaaaaaaatcagaaacaacctAATATCCACCAAGTGGATGGATTAggtacattttattcattctgagGTAAACATTGGGGTgactaaataaaaggaaatagatttaTGCCTTTGACATGGCcatatggcatatatataattaagataGGGCTTTTATCTCAATCTTTTCCCCATTCGTTTGTACTAGCTATTACCCATCTATACTATTTTTAaggtattaattaattaattaattaatttgagtgAGGGAGAAGgcacatgtgtgcatgagcaggtggagggacagagggaaagagagagaatctcgaacagactctgtgctgatcaTGGAACTGAgcctcaggaccttgagatcatgtcctgagtggaaaccaagagttggatacttaaccaactgagccacccaggcacctgcccttcctatattcattttttaaaagattttatttatttgatagagaaatagtgagagagagcatgagcagtgggtaggtggagagggagaagtagactccccactgagcaggaagcccaatgcagggctcgattccaggctcctgggatcatgatctgagctgaaggctgatgcttaatggactgagccacccaggcaccccaatagtgCCTTTTCGTAAATAGAAGCTTCCAATTTTGGTGAAATCTAAATTACCAGTACTTAAATTTATAcctcttacttttttaaagaagattttatttatttattcataagagacagaagagagagagagagagagagagagagagagagagagagagagaggcagagacgcaggcagagagagaaagaggctccatgcaggaagcctgacgcgggacttgatcccgggtttccaggatcacaccctgggctgaaggcggcgctaaacttctgagacgcctgggctgccctatagttATTACTTTTGACGGCTTAGTAAAATTTACCTATTTCCCTGTCACATAAAACCATTTCCTACATGGTTTATAACTTTAGCTTTCTAATTTGTGTGTATAATGCCACtcaaaaaatgtgtgtgtgcatgtgcatgtgtgaggTGTGAGTTGAACTTTACTTTTTCCGCACATAATCCAGTTTTACGAAAATGGTTGTTGGAAAGACTCTCCCATTAAATTGCattgcatctttgtcaaaaatcagattgagtagggacgcctgggtggctcagtggttgagcgtctgcctgtgacccctggtcgtgatcccggggtcctgggatccagtcctgcatcgggcttcttgcagggagcctgcttctccctcttcctgtgcctctgcctctgtctgcgtctctcatgcataaataaataaaatcttttttaaaaaatcagattgaggggatccctgggtggcgcagcggtttggcgtctgcctttggcccagggcgcgatcctggagacccgggatcgaatcccacatcgggctcccggtgcatggagcctgcttctccctctgcctgtgtctctgcctctctctctctctctctctctctctctctctctctctgtgactgtcataaataaaaataaaataaaatcttaaaaaaaaaaatgccagggcCCCGCTCCATCCGGATCAActaaatccaaattaaaaaaaaaaaaaatcagattgagGATAAGAATGTGGCTCTATTTCAAGACTCTGTTTTATTCTCTATCAATCTATTTGTCTGTTAGCTCACCAATATGAGCTTGTCGGGATTACTGGGATGTAACTGTATGAATTAACATCAGAATTCTAAGTCctcccactttgttctttttcaagatagcGGTGGCTTTTCTAGGCTCTTTACAttaccatataaattttagattcagctatgcatttttataaaaattacctttgagattataattattattgcACTGAATCTAGAGATAATTTTGGGGGGAATTGATATTTTCCACAATGCTGAGTCTTTCAAATCATAAATATAGTATACTTTTCCCTTTATTTGGCACTTAAAATCTTTTGGGGCGTAGTTGACccatgttacactagtttcaggtgcatAACACAGTGAGTCCACAAATCCAAACATtttgctgtgctcaccacaagtgtagctgccatctgtcaccatgcaacataTTCCAATACCATTGGCCATATTCCttgtgctgtacctttcatccccatgacttatccatccataactggaagcctgcgCCTCCTGCACCCCTTCACCAatttaccccaccccccaccacctcccctctggtaaccatccatttgttctctgtgtttgcaggtctgattctgctttttgtttgtttatttattccttttcattttttagattcctcACAGGGGTGAAATCGAGTGgtattttgtcttcctctgtctgactcatttcacttagcataatcccctccaggtCCATCTATGTTGCCTCAAATAACATGATctcaccttctttttcttttaatgtctgcATAATATTCGAgtgagtatgtatgtgtgcacacccAGGTGTGTATACTTACACACCACACCTATCCTTATCCATTCACGTAGGGATGGACTCTTAGACTGCTCCAGTAGTTAGCACTTTAATCTTTAACCTTCCTGTCAGCAGTGTTTCAGACCATTTACTGTGGAGGGCATGTGTATcgtttgttaaatttatttccatgtatttagtGTTTTCAATACTTTTGTATGTTTAATTGTAAATTTTACTTTCCAATTGCCACATGTAGTATTCAGAAACAAAATTGGTTTCTGTGCATTTGTCCTGTATCCTACAATCTTCACAATCCCGTATATTAGCTACAAAAACTTTGCACATTCCATAGGATTTTCAGTATAAATACTCATGCTATCTgcaaataacaataatttttcttcttttctttttccaacctgtgtcccttttatttctctcttccagcATCATGTGTATTTTATTCACTCAGCCCTATGAGCTGCAGATCCATGAGTGCTGAGTGGGTTCCTGTGGGTCTTCTGCTGGTCCTGTTGAAACAATCACTGGGCATAGACTGGACATGGTGTACTCTCCAGTTACCTTCTGTAGAGCTCATCAAAGCCTGTAACAGTGGTTGGAGTAAGGGGTGAGTCTAAGAGGATCGTAAAGGACAGCACAATGCAATCTGCTGCTGTTACAGATGCCCCAAATCTCTGCACCTCAACATGCTGAGATTTATTTCTCACCAGCGCCTTAATTTGGTGCAGCCTGCCAAGGGGTGCTCTCCTTCCTGCAGTTGCCCAGGGACCTAGGG
This portion of the Vulpes lagopus strain Blue_001 chromosome 2, ASM1834538v1, whole genome shotgun sequence genome encodes:
- the LOC121484466 gene encoding olfactory receptor 5-like, which gives rise to MESSLELGNMTRVQEFVLLGLSTRPGIRNALFAVFLTLYLLTLLENTLIIYLICSHSELHKPMYFFLGNLSCLEMCYVSVTMPSLLLGLWTGPCHVPFTACMTQLFFFIVLICTECTLLASMAYDRYVAICRPLHYPLLMRPQVCLGLALSSWIGGLLVSVAKTSCIASLSYCGPNVLNQFFCDVSPLLNLSCTHVALTELVDFISAIVIFCGTLLVALASYSAIVVAVLLMPSAAARRKAFSTCASHLIVVGIFYSAALFIYCRPSRIKSMDLNKVLSVIYTVVTPMCNPIIYCLRNKEVHVVLRKTLHWP